A stretch of the Phoenix dactylifera cultivar Barhee BC4 unplaced genomic scaffold, palm_55x_up_171113_PBpolish2nd_filt_p 000275F, whole genome shotgun sequence genome encodes the following:
- the LOC103706613 gene encoding protein FANTASTIC FOUR 3-like, whose protein sequence is MAPWSSLRQMFDQPMLERPTLMESLSWNQIKHVEPTTTSFEMFGEIQFRENSPSSTKSLLPSPLPTMLNHKSLQTYAKELDGKEGGDTKMAKNDPCNGDPNSNDGSSPKNSETLQLCTEGLGFESFDDVEDLTIESGKHLKNQKKEKTDNSQNGYTRTSSHGRSGSKEKFPPPITTIGRGGGRPWIYFKSYRKDGRFVLKEIRIPTQQCLQATRENGRLALQFVHPDEGIGQENDEDSDEEE, encoded by the coding sequence atggctccTTGGAGTAGCCTGAGGCAAATGTTTGATCAGCCAATGCTCGAGAGGCCGACGCTCATGGAGTCACTTTCTTGGAACCAAATCAAGCATGTGGAACCAACCACGACCTCCTTCGAGATGTTTGGCGAGATCCAATTCAGAGAGAATTCCCCATCATCTACCAAATCACTCCTTCCCTCACCTCTTCCTACAATGCTGAATCATAAAAGCCTGCAAACCTATGCTAAGGAGCTTGATGGGAAGGAAGGTGGTGATACCAAAATGGCCAAGAACGACCCATGCAATGGAGATCCAAACTCCAATGACGGCTCCTCTCCAAAGAATTccgagaccctgcagctttgcACTGAGGGGCTTGGCTTTGAGAGCTTCGATGATGTCGAGGATTTGACCATTGAATCTGGCAAACATTtaaagaatcaaaagaaggagaagactgATAATAGCCAAAATGGATATACGAGGACATCTTCGCATGGAAGATCAGGAAGCAAAGAAAAATTCCCGCCACCAATAACCACTATAGGGAGGGGAGGAGGAAGGCCCTGGATATACTTCAAATCTTACAGGAAAGATGGAAGGTTTGTTCTCAAAGAGATTAGAATCCCAACGCAGCAGTGCTTGCAAGCCACCCGGGAAAATGGGCGGCTTGCGCTGCAGTTTGTTCATCCAGATGAAGGCATTGGACAAGAAAATGATGAAGACTCTGATGAAGAAGAGTAA
- the LOC103706579 gene encoding keratin, type I cytoskeletal 9, with product MGNRWRKFLLILLLVLFLLQGVQSVGTNDSAPMQETAGVNKMTTNKRGGGGGSGGGHSGGGHSGGGRSGGGRSGGSSDNGGGRGSDGTSSTPDGRIIPLIGGALTAPRNGAAAAHRRHNAASSSYSCSLPILLSITALGSIFLAL from the exons ATGGGAAATAGGTGGAGAAAATTTCTTCTCATTTTGCTTCTTgttctgtttcttcttcaagGGGTGCAGTCCGTTGGCACCAATGATTCAG CCCCCATGCAGGAAACAGCAGGAGTAAACAAAATGACCACCAACAAACGGGGAGGTGGTGGCGGGTCAGGTGGTGGCCATTCGGGTGGTGGCCATTCGGGTGGTGGCCGTTCAGGTGGTGGCCGTTCAGGTGGCTCATCTGATAATGGTGGTGGTAGAGGCTCGGATGGCACTTCCAGCACACCTGATGGAAGGATAATTCCACTAATTGGAGGGGCCCTGACTGCCCCAAGGAACGGAGCTGCTGCTGCCCACCGGAGGCACAACGCTGCAAGCAGCAGCTACAGCTGCTCCCTTCCCATTCTGCTCAGTATTACTGCACTTGGATCTATCTTTCTGGCTTTGTAA
- the LOC103706612 gene encoding kinesin-like protein KIN-5C, protein MGSRHEKDKAVNVQVLLRCRPFNDDELRSNAPHVVTCNEYQREVAVTQSIAGKQIGRIFTFDKVFGPSAKQKDLYDQAVVPIVNEVLEGFNCTIFAYGQTGTGKTYTMEGECRRAKSGPKNQLPADAGVIPRAVKQIFDTLESQNAEYSVKVTFLELYNEEITDLLAPEELSKTAMEDRQKKPLPLMEDGKGGVLVRGLEEEIVASADEIFSLLERGSAKRRTAETLLNKQSSRSHSLFSITIHIKEATPEGEELIKCGKLNLVDLAGSENICRSGAREGRAREAGEINKSLLTLGRVITALVEHLGHVPYRDSKLTRLLRDSLGGRTKTCIIATVSPSVHCLEETLSTLDYAHRAKNIKNRPEVNQKMMKSTLIKDLYGEIERLKAEVYAAREKVGVYIPKERYYQEEAERKAMTEQIEQMGVLLENNQKNIEALQEKYNAQLQQSSDLSKKLDATEKSLEYTSKLLATARDDLKLAQYTLKEKDFIITEQRKAENALAHQACVLRSDLEKSIHDNASLVSKIAREDKLNVANRSIVNNFQADLAAKIGTLCNTVVAALDRQNEHLRSVEKLCQSSLDFHDKAVSELKRKALASRALYISHIEAVQNVVRLHKASSNASLEEMSSTISANSCSLDQLLASGEGEADQIFDDLQRVLSDHRGGIAHFTQELREKFQVSSDRTREMSKFILGLLDKIGKGTKEFQNDSTLVHEAQVKSIAEFQKAYEEQARSEEEKLLTDITNLVSSHMRRQKELVDVRLSGLGDAAQSSKVILDNHASSMDIVTTDAKRKWEEFSKQAEQDSKDGSNVSAAKHCRMELLLQQCTNTVDAASQQWKKTHASVSEMSSKHVAEMEALVTNAIESNEQHDVEVASARTTAEEDVAKNSIEVLQHFDGVMDHERKSASAAMAAVEAHSATLQKLREDHSSQAADINSHTERTFQNSYMDYEPTGETPVRSEPDVPSKGTIESLRAMPMEVLLEEFRENHPYESTKESKLSLIPRSPLIQLN, encoded by the exons ATGGGTTCTCGCCATGAGAAAGATAAGGCCGTCAACGTTCAGGTGCTTCTACGTTGCAG ACCATTCAACGATGATGAGCTGAGGAGCAACGCGCCGCATGTCGTGACCTGCAACGAGTACCAGAGAGAGGTCGCCGTCACGCAGAGCATCGCAGGGAAGCAAATTGGTAGGATTTTTACGTTCGACAAG GTCTTTGGTCCTTCAGCTAAGCAGAAAGATCTTTATGACCAAGCAGTGGTTCCAATTGTAAATGAGGTCTTAGAGGGTTTCAATTGTACTATATTTGCTTATGGTCAAACTGGCACAGGAAAAACTTATACAATGGAAGGTGAATGCAGGAGAGCTAAG AGTGGGCCTAAAAATCAGTTACCTGCAGATGCAGGTGTCATACCAAGAGCTGTCAAACAGATTTTTGACACGTTAGAAAGTCAAAATGCTGAATACAGTGTTAAGGTTACTTTTCTAGAGTTGTATAATGAGGAAATCACCGATTTGCTTGCTCCGGAAGAGTTATCCAAAACTGCAATGGAGGACAGGCAGAAAAAGCCATTACCTCTCATGGAGGATGGTAAAGGAGGTGTTCTGGTAAGAGGCCTAGAGGAAGAAATAGTAGCAAGTGCAGATGAAATCTTTTCTCTTCTAGAAAGGGGGTCTGCAAAACGCCGTACTGCAGAGACTTTATTAAACAAACAATCCAG TCGGTCACATTCTTTATTTTCTATTACCATTCACATAAAAGAGGCAACTCCAGAAGGTGAAGAGCTGATCAAATGCGGGAAACTAAATTTGGTTGACCTTGCTGGGTCAGAGAATATTTGTCGTTCAGGTGCCAGGGAG GGTCGTGCAAGAGAAGCTGGAGAGATAAACAAAAGCTTACTTACTTTGGGCCGTGTTATTACTGCTCTTGTCGAACATCTAGGACATGTCCCCTACAG GGACAGCAAGCTGACACGTTTACTTCGTGATTCACTGGGTGGAAGAACCAAGACATGCATAATTGCTACTGTATCACCATCTGTACACTGTCTTGAGGAAACCCTTAGTACATTAGACTATGCTCATAGGGCGAAGAACATAAAGAACAGGCCCGAG GTAAACCAAAAAATGATGAAATCTACATTAATTAAAGATCTCTATGGAGAAATTGAGCGTCTTAAAGCAG AGGTGTATGCTGCTCGCGAGAAAGTTGGAGTTTACATACCAAAAGAACGATACTACCAAGAGGAGGCTGAAAGAAAG GCAATGACAGAACAAATTGAGCAAATGGGGGTCTTGCTAGAAAATAATCAAAAG AATATTGAGGCTCTGCAAGAAAAGTATAATGCTCAGCTTCAACAGTCTTCTGACCTGAGCAAAAAGCTTGATGCCACTGAG AAAAGTTTGGAGTATACTAGTAAGTTATTGGCTACTGCTAGAGACGATCTGAAGCTAGCTCAATACACTCTGAAGGAGAAAGACTTTATTATAACAGAGCAAAGGAAAGCAG aaaatgctttggCGCATCAAGCTTGTGTTCTGAGATCCGACTTGGAAAAGTCGATACATGATAACGCTTCATTAGTTTCTAAAATAG CTAGAGAAGACAAATTGAATGTTGCCAACAGATCTATAGTGAACAATTTTCAAGCTGATCTTGCAGCAAAGATTGGAACACTTTGTAATACTGTTGTTGCAGCCTTGGATCGACAAAATGAGCACCTTCGGTCTGTTGAGAAACTATGTCAATCTAGTCTTGATTTTCATGATAAG GCAGTATCAGAACTGAAAAGGAAAGCGTTAGCTTCAAGAGCTTTGTACATTTCACATATAGAAGCTGTACAAAATGTAGTGCGCTTGCATAAGGCAAGTAGCAATGCCAGCCTAGAAGAGATGTCATCTACGATTTCTGCCAATAGCTGCTCTCTTGATCAG TTACTTGCTTCGGGGGAAGGAGAAGCAGATCAGATTTTTGATGATCTGCAAAGGGTATTGTCAGATCACCGTGGAGGGATTGCACATTTCACTCAGGAACTTCGTGAG AAGTTTCAAGTTAGTTCGGATCGGACAAGGGAAATGTCCAAATTTATTCTTGGACTGCTTGATAAGATAGGGAAGGGAACAAAAGAATTTCAGAATGACTCAACTTTGGTACATGAGGCTCAGGTGAAGAGCATTGCCGAGTTTCAAAAAGCATATGAG GAGCAAGCTAGATCCGAGGAAGAGAAACTTTTAACAGACATTACCAATTTAGTGTCCAGTCACATGCGTCGACAGAAAGAACTG GTGGATGTGAGGCTCTCTGGCCTGGGAGATGCTGCTCAGAGTAGCAAAGTAATTCTGGATAACCATGCATCGTCAATGGACATTGTCACAACTGATGCCAAGAGGAAGTGGGAGGAATTTTCTAAGCAGGCAGAGCAAGATTCAAAAGATGGTTCCAACGTTTCAGCAGCAAAACATTGTCGCATGGAACTGCTGCTCCAACAATG TACAAACACTGTCGATGCTGCTTCTCAACAATGGAAGAAGACACATGCATCTGTTAGTGAGATGAGCAGCAAACATGTTGCTGAAATGGAAGCACTAGTAAC GAATGCCATTGAGAGCAACGAACAACATGACGTTGAGGTTGCCTCTGCAAGAACAACAGCAGAAGAGGATGTAGCCAAaaatagcatagaagttcttCAGCATTTTGACG GTGTGATGGATCATGAGCGCAAGTCAGCATCTGCAGCGATGGCAGCAGTGGAAGCTCATTCAGCAACGCTGCAGAAACTGCGAGAGGATCACTCAAGCCAAGCCGCAGATATTAACAGCCACACGGAGAGAACATTCCAAAACAGCTACATG GACTATGAGCCAACCGGAGAAACCCCCGTAAGGTCGGAACCAGATGTACCAAGCAAAGGAACGATCGAATCCCTTCGAGCCATGCCAATGGAGGTGCTCCTCGAAGAGTTCAGGGAGAACCATCCATACGAGTCCACCAAGGAGTCCAAACTGTCTCTCATACCCCGTTCTCCACTCATCCAGCTCAACTGA
- the LOC103706580 gene encoding vesicle-associated membrane protein 727-like, producing MSKQPLIYSFVAKGTVVLAEHTSFSGNFSTIAVQCLQKLPPNSNKFTFSCDGHTFNFLVDKGFVFLVVADESIGRSIPFVFLERVKDDFVQRYGSSIDDGGSHPLADDEDDDLFEDKFSIAYNLDREFGPRLKEHMQYCINHPEEMSKLSKLKAQITEVKGIMMDNIEKVLDRGEKIELLVDRTESLQFQADSFQRQGRQLRRKMWLQNLQFKLMIAGAIIALILIVWLMACRGFKC from the exons ATGAGCAAGCAACCATTGATATATAGTTTTGTGGCAAAAGGCACTGTTGTGCTTGCCGAGCACACTTCGTTTTCTGGGAATTTTAGTACTATTGCCGTTCAGTGCTTACAGAAGCTGCCACCAAATAGCAACAAGTTCACTTTTTCATGCGACGGGCATACATTCAACTTCCTTGTCGATAAAGGGTTTG TTTTCCTTGTTGTAGCTGATGAATCAATTGGGAGGAGTATACCATTTGTCTTTCTAGAGCGAGTTAAGGATGATTTCGTGCAGCGGTATGGATCGAGCATTGATGATGGAGGCTCTCATCCACTTgctgatgatgaggatgatgatcTATTCGAAGATAAGTTCAGTATTGCTTACAATCTTGATCGGGAGTTTGG ACCAAGGCTGAAGGAGCATATGCAGTATTGCATAAACCATCCAGAAGAAATGAGCAAGCTGTCCAAGTTGAAAGCTCAGATAACCGAGGTTAAAGGAATAATGATGGACAATATTGAAAAG GTTCTTGATCGGGGAGAGAAGATTGAACTTTTGGTGGACAGGACTGAAAGCTTGCAATTTCAG GCTGACAGCTTTCAGAGACAGGGCAGGCAACTCCGAAGGAAGATGTGGCTTCAGAACCTCCAATTCAAGCTGATGATAGCTGGTGCTATAATCGCACTCATACTCATCGTCTGGTTGATGGCCTGCAGAGGGTTCAAGTGTTGA